In Paenibacillus sp. FSL M7-0420, a single genomic region encodes these proteins:
- a CDS encoding flagellar hook-basal body protein, with protein MLRGLYTAAAGMVTQQRRHDTATQNLVNLNTTGYKQVDSVSHAFPEVLVTAMNGGAARPVGRINTGVFAEQSVSQYLQGDLIESGKSTDFALSTDLQVEDPDNPGTNLAFDGSGKYISPDGEVTYRPQAFFTVQDNEGNNLYTRNGSFTVAPTGEVLSSGGFRVLGSNGNPLRLTGPQDNLTVDGQGNLINNATGQPSGTRIGISVITRPQELVRDGNGVFHADDAEAADIRFSNGTDNLQVRQGYLENSNVDATQVTVDMNAAYRAYEANQKVIQFYDSSLQKAVNEVGRV; from the coding sequence ATGCTCAGAGGATTATATACAGCCGCAGCAGGAATGGTGACGCAGCAGCGCAGACATGATACGGCGACGCAGAACTTGGTCAATTTAAATACTACGGGGTACAAGCAGGTAGACAGTGTCAGCCACGCTTTTCCCGAGGTGCTGGTCACCGCGATGAACGGGGGCGCTGCGAGACCCGTCGGACGGATCAACACCGGGGTTTTTGCCGAGCAGTCCGTCTCCCAATACCTGCAGGGCGACCTCATTGAGAGCGGAAAAAGCACAGATTTTGCGCTGTCCACCGACTTGCAGGTCGAGGACCCCGATAATCCTGGGACCAACCTTGCTTTTGACGGCTCGGGTAAATATATCAGTCCGGATGGCGAGGTTACTTACCGGCCCCAGGCGTTCTTTACAGTTCAGGATAATGAAGGCAATAATTTATATACACGTAACGGAAGCTTTACCGTTGCTCCTACAGGGGAAGTGCTTAGCTCGGGCGGATTCAGAGTGCTGGGCAGTAACGGCAATCCGCTGCGGTTGACAGGGCCCCAGGATAACCTTACAGTGGACGGGCAGGGCAATCTGATTAACAATGCTACCGGACAGCCTTCAGGCACCCGGATCGGAATCAGCGTCATCACAAGACCGCAGGAGCTGGTGCGTGATGGCAACGGGGTTTTCCATGCCGATGATGCGGAGGCCGCAGACATCCGCTTCTCTAATGGAACGGATAATCTGCAGGTACGGCAGGGTTACCTTGAGAACTCTAATGTGGATGCCACTCAGGTCACTGTGGATATGAACGCCGCTTACCGCGCTTATGAAGCGAATCAGAAAGTGATCCAGTTCTATGACAGCAGCCTGCAGAAGGCCGTGAATGAAGTCGGCCGGGTATAG
- a CDS encoding rod shape-determining protein: MLSKDIGIDLGTANVLIHVKGRGVVLDEPSVVTLESDTKRVLAVGEQARRMVGRTPGNITTIRPLRDGVIADFAITEMMLKYFIDSVGGRTWYSRPRILICAPTNITSVETKSIREAAERSGAKEVFMEEEPKAAAIGAGMDIYQPSGNMVVDIGGGTTDVAVLSMGDVVTASSIKIAGDKFDDAILRYIKQKYKLLIGERTAEDIKVTIGSVRPGGMKAEMDIRGRDMVSGLPQTLTISSSEVKEALWDPVSSIVAAAKSVLERTPPELSADIIDRGVVLTGGGALLNGLDELLSEQLHVPVWVAEDPMHCVVKGTGIMLDHLDKVVKKKF, encoded by the coding sequence ATGCTTAGCAAGGATATCGGAATCGATCTCGGCACAGCCAACGTGCTCATTCATGTCAAGGGAAGGGGAGTCGTTCTGGATGAACCTTCCGTAGTCACACTTGAAAGTGATACGAAGAGGGTCCTTGCGGTTGGTGAACAGGCACGCCGGATGGTCGGGCGGACACCTGGAAATATTACGACGATTCGTCCGCTCCGTGACGGGGTAATCGCCGACTTTGCCATTACGGAAATGATGCTCAAATACTTTATTGACAGCGTTGGCGGCCGGACCTGGTATTCGCGGCCCCGTATTTTGATTTGTGCTCCCACCAATATTACTTCTGTGGAAACGAAGTCCATCCGTGAGGCGGCAGAGCGCAGCGGGGCCAAAGAGGTCTTCATGGAGGAAGAGCCCAAAGCTGCAGCCATTGGCGCAGGAATGGACATTTATCAGCCTAGCGGAAATATGGTCGTCGATATTGGCGGCGGAACGACGGATGTAGCCGTATTGTCCATGGGCGACGTCGTTACCGCCTCTTCCATTAAGATCGCAGGGGACAAGTTCGACGATGCCATTTTAAGATATATTAAACAGAAATATAAGCTACTGATCGGTGAACGTACGGCGGAGGATATCAAAGTGACCATCGGCTCGGTACGTCCGGGCGGCATGAAGGCAGAGATGGATATCCGCGGGCGTGACATGGTGAGCGGTTTGCCCCAGACTCTTACCATTTCATCCAGCGAGGTGAAGGAAGCGCTGTGGGACCCGGTTTCGTCGATTGTGGCTGCGGCCAAGTCGGTGCTGGAGCGTACGCCTCCTGAGCTGTCGGCAGATATTATTGACCGTGGAGTTGTGTTGACCGGCGGAGGCGCCCTGCTTAACGGACTGGACGAGCTGCTCTCTGAACAGCTACATGTTCCGGTCTGGGTGGCTGAAGACCCGATGCACTGCGTAGTCAAGGGCACGGGAATTATGCTGGATCATTTGGACAAGGTGGTTAAGAAAAAGTTCTAG
- the spoIIID gene encoding sporulation transcriptional regulator SpoIIID: MHDYIKERTIKIGRCIVETRHTVRTIAKEFGVSKSTVHKDLTERLPEINPDLADQVKHILEYHKSIRHLRGGEATKIKYKKTTGKKREVAVASKP, translated from the coding sequence GTGCACGATTACATCAAGGAACGTACCATTAAAATCGGACGCTGCATCGTGGAAACCAGGCACACGGTCCGGACCATAGCCAAGGAATTTGGCGTTTCAAAAAGCACGGTGCATAAAGATTTAACCGAACGGCTGCCGGAAATCAATCCGGATCTGGCTGATCAGGTGAAGCACATTCTCGAATATCACAAGTCCATCCGTCATCTTCGGGGGGGAGAAGCCACAAAAATTAAATATAAGAAAACCACAGGTAAGAAGCGTGAGGTTGCCGTAGCCTCAAAGCCATGA
- a CDS encoding M23 family metallopeptidase, with product MNEQDKIKSTHDESLKNKQGDSGAKPSSWSRLLSKRWVFPAVYTAAAALILTLVWVYQDAGQKPLNPDNAAVVSQGEAGSKTGAANGDPEALEVVASAESLVWPVASPSEVEVVKPYYDENGTEENHIAAMVQYNNTFVTNTGIDIAREDNKTFDVKAALSGEVTRVEDVAVLGKVIEITSPGDLKTVYQSLGETKVKQGDEVKQGDTLATAGRNEMEKDLGNHVHFEVHEDGKIVNPSDLLPQR from the coding sequence ATGAATGAACAAGACAAAATCAAATCAACCCATGATGAATCTCTCAAAAACAAGCAGGGAGATTCAGGCGCCAAGCCTTCTTCATGGAGCAGACTGTTATCCAAACGGTGGGTATTCCCGGCAGTCTACACGGCGGCAGCGGCACTTATACTAACCTTGGTGTGGGTCTATCAGGATGCCGGCCAGAAGCCGCTGAATCCGGACAACGCCGCGGTAGTATCCCAAGGTGAGGCCGGTAGCAAAACCGGAGCCGCAAACGGTGATCCCGAAGCCCTGGAAGTTGTCGCATCAGCCGAAAGCCTGGTCTGGCCGGTAGCAAGCCCGAGTGAAGTGGAAGTGGTCAAACCGTACTACGATGAGAACGGCACGGAAGAGAATCATATTGCGGCGATGGTGCAGTACAACAATACCTTTGTCACCAACACCGGAATTGATATTGCCCGTGAGGACAACAAGACGTTTGATGTGAAGGCGGCGCTCAGCGGTGAAGTCACCAGAGTGGAAGATGTTGCTGTATTGGGTAAGGTAATCGAGATTACCTCTCCCGGCGATCTGAAGACGGTCTATCAGAGTCTGGGTGAAACCAAAGTGAAGCAGGGCGACGAAGTGAAGCAGGGCGATACGCTGGCAACAGCGGGACGCAATGAGATGGAGAAGGATCTGGGCAACCATGTGCACTTTGAAGTGCATGAGGACGGCAAGATTGTGAATCCTTCGGATCTGCTTCCGCAGCGCTAA
- the spoIID gene encoding stage II sporulation protein D, which yields MPQATAAPAAPEPAAAEAPQPEVSVYLSRSGQIETLPLEEYVSGVLAAEMPAEFELEALKAQAVAARTFIARRLAAGDHSGVPVPEADVSDTVSHQAYVSRAVLERDWASGSKRAGLAKIRRAVLETRGTIMTYQGQPITASFFASSGGYTENSEEYWNAAVPYLRSVASPWELQITPNLAVSYTFSNSELRSKLGLGTKDLPAAASLGASGKALPVSSQSSTSLPAEVLSLTAGHRIKQISIGGKVFTGREVREKLGLRSSQFTWKRQAGKVQITTYGNGHGVGMSQWGANGMAKQGKTATQILKHYYSGVSFTGISTLLKK from the coding sequence GTGCCGCAGGCCACGGCCGCTCCGGCGGCGCCGGAACCGGCTGCCGCAGAGGCGCCGCAGCCGGAGGTCTCCGTCTATTTGTCGCGGAGTGGACAAATAGAGACCCTGCCGCTGGAGGAATACGTCAGCGGCGTGCTGGCGGCCGAGATGCCGGCCGAATTTGAGCTCGAAGCGCTCAAGGCGCAGGCCGTAGCGGCCCGCACGTTCATTGCCCGCCGTCTGGCCGCCGGCGACCACAGCGGGGTACCCGTTCCCGAAGCGGATGTGAGCGATACGGTAAGCCATCAGGCTTACGTATCCCGGGCCGTGCTGGAACGGGACTGGGCGTCCGGCAGCAAGCGCGCCGGACTGGCGAAGATCCGCCGCGCGGTCCTGGAGACGCGCGGGACCATCATGACCTATCAGGGGCAGCCGATCACGGCTTCCTTCTTCGCCTCCAGCGGAGGTTATACCGAGAACTCCGAGGAGTATTGGAATGCTGCGGTTCCCTATCTGCGCAGTGTAGCCAGCCCGTGGGAGCTGCAGATCACCCCGAACCTGGCGGTAAGCTACACCTTCAGCAATTCGGAGCTGCGCAGCAAGCTGGGCCTTGGAACCAAGGACCTTCCGGCAGCAGCCAGTCTGGGAGCTTCGGGCAAGGCGCTGCCGGTCTCCTCTCAATCCTCCACCAGCTTGCCAGCGGAGGTACTGTCGCTGACAGCCGGCCACCGGATCAAACAGATCTCTATCGGTGGGAAGGTGTTTACCGGGCGGGAAGTGAGAGAGAAGCTGGGGCTGCGCTCGAGCCAGTTCACCTGGAAGCGCCAAGCGGGGAAGGTACAGATCACCACGTATGGCAACGGCCACGGTGTCGGTATGAGCCAGTGGGGGGCGAACGGGATGGCGAAGCAGGGGAAGACAGCCACGCAGATTCTCAAACACTACTACAGCGGGGTCTCTTTTACCGGAATCTCAACTCTTCTGAAAAAATAA
- the murA gene encoding UDP-N-acetylglucosamine 1-carboxyvinyltransferase: MSKFIVRGGNRLTGSVKVSGAKNSVLPIIAASLLAEEGVSVIVDAPPLDDVMTINKVLESLGAGITYQNDVIEVDATNITSCEAPYEWVRKMRASFLVMGPLLSRMGHTRISLPGGCAIGTRPIDQHLKGFEALGAEISLGQGYIDAKSNGRLRGAKIYLDVASVGATENIMMAAALAEGTTVIENAAKEPEIVDLANYLNGMGGIVRGAGTGVIRIEGVERMHGVRHHVIPDRIEAGTYMAAAAITGGDVYVEGAIADHLGPVIAKMEEMGVTIIPDENGVRVISDKPLKAVDLKTLPYPGFPTDMQSQMMALLLRSEGTSVVTETVFENRFMHVDEFHNMNAEIKIEGRSAIVTGNASLVGAKVCATDLRAGAALILAGLVAEGTTEVSGTHHIDRGYVHLAEKLSGLGADIWRISMEESAVHAAKEEALKPEPARSESSKAEEIRPRFQIQPSWV, encoded by the coding sequence ATGAGCAAATTTATCGTCCGCGGTGGCAACAGATTGACCGGGAGCGTGAAAGTCAGCGGCGCAAAAAATTCCGTACTACCGATCATAGCCGCCTCTCTATTGGCAGAAGAAGGAGTCAGCGTCATTGTGGACGCACCTCCGTTAGACGATGTAATGACGATTAACAAGGTATTGGAATCTCTGGGTGCAGGTATTACATACCAGAACGATGTGATTGAAGTAGATGCCACCAATATTACTTCCTGTGAAGCACCATATGAATGGGTACGCAAAATGAGGGCTTCTTTCCTGGTTATGGGCCCGCTCCTGTCCCGTATGGGGCATACTCGTATTTCTCTGCCTGGCGGTTGTGCCATTGGAACTAGGCCGATTGACCAGCATTTGAAGGGTTTTGAAGCGCTTGGGGCCGAGATTAGTCTGGGCCAGGGCTATATTGATGCGAAAAGTAACGGGAGACTGCGCGGCGCCAAGATTTACCTGGATGTGGCCAGCGTAGGAGCGACCGAAAATATAATGATGGCTGCCGCGCTTGCCGAAGGCACCACAGTGATTGAGAACGCCGCGAAAGAGCCGGAGATTGTTGACCTTGCCAATTACCTGAACGGGATGGGCGGCATAGTACGCGGAGCCGGTACCGGAGTGATCCGGATTGAAGGCGTTGAGCGTATGCACGGCGTAAGACATCATGTCATTCCTGACCGGATCGAAGCTGGAACCTACATGGCGGCAGCGGCGATTACGGGCGGTGATGTGTATGTTGAGGGAGCTATTGCCGACCATCTGGGTCCGGTGATTGCCAAGATGGAGGAAATGGGCGTTACGATTATCCCGGATGAGAACGGAGTCCGTGTCATCAGCGACAAGCCGCTGAAGGCTGTCGATCTCAAGACATTACCTTACCCGGGATTCCCGACAGATATGCAGTCACAGATGATGGCGCTGCTGCTCCGTTCGGAAGGAACCAGCGTAGTGACAGAGACTGTCTTCGAGAACCGGTTCATGCATGTGGATGAATTCCACAACATGAATGCGGAGATCAAGATTGAGGGCCGTTCTGCAATCGTGACCGGCAATGCCAGTCTGGTCGGCGCTAAGGTATGTGCTACGGACCTGCGTGCAGGAGCTGCGCTTATTTTGGCAGGACTTGTGGCGGAAGGCACTACAGAAGTTAGCGGAACGCATCACATTGACCGCGGGTATGTGCACCTGGCTGAGAAGCTGTCAGGACTTGGTGCGGACATATGGCGGATTTCCATGGAAGAGTCGGCTGTTCATGCTGCGAAGGAAGAAGCGCTTAAGCCTGAACCGGCCAGAAGCGAATCCTCCAAAGCCGAAGAGATCAGACCCCGTTTCCAGATTCAGCCGTCTTGGGTATAA
- a CDS encoding DUF1146 family protein, producing the protein MSTRLSAELSGAIGTSNMISMVVSLICVALSWWSLQNLKLDLVIRYPKSPQGRLLHLLLAIVLGHFVAGFLLDYLGWSGLIGRMF; encoded by the coding sequence ATGAGCACACGTTTATCCGCTGAGTTGTCGGGTGCAATCGGCACCAGCAATATGATTTCGATGGTTGTTTCTTTGATTTGCGTTGCATTATCCTGGTGGTCACTTCAGAACCTTAAGCTGGATTTGGTCATAAGATATCCCAAGAGCCCTCAGGGCAGACTGCTGCACCTGCTCTTGGCGATTGTTCTAGGTCACTTCGTGGCCGGGTTCCTGCTTGATTATCTGGGCTGGAGCGGACTTATAGGACGGATGTTTTAA
- a CDS encoding F0F1 ATP synthase subunit epsilon: MNTFLLEIVTPEHLVYSKQVNSLTVRGVNGELGILPGHIPLVTPLQVAPLSVKADGVTVSIAVHGGFVEVHKDKVTVLAESAELPRDIDVERAEAAKERAERRLKLQSKQDEIDHRRAELALQRAVTRIKVSTGKGQQ; this comes from the coding sequence GTGAATACCTTTTTGCTCGAAATAGTTACTCCGGAGCATCTGGTCTACTCCAAGCAAGTGAACAGTCTGACGGTACGCGGCGTGAATGGTGAACTGGGGATTCTCCCGGGACATATTCCGCTCGTCACCCCGCTTCAGGTTGCTCCGCTTAGCGTTAAGGCGGACGGCGTTACAGTCTCCATCGCTGTGCATGGCGGCTTCGTTGAAGTGCACAAAGATAAGGTAACGGTGCTGGCTGAAAGTGCTGAGCTGCCCCGGGATATTGATGTGGAACGCGCTGAAGCGGCTAAGGAGCGGGCTGAGCGCCGCCTTAAGCTGCAAAGCAAGCAGGATGAGATCGATCACCGCCGTGCGGAGCTGGCATTGCAGCGTGCTGTAACGCGGATCAAAGTTTCGACCGGCAAAGGACAACAGTAG
- the atpD gene encoding F0F1 ATP synthase subunit beta: protein MNKGRVVSIMGPVVDIEFERGQLPQIFNAIKIVASLSDGRSMDLTLEVSNHLGDNLVRCIAMSSTDGLVRGIDAIDQGVPISVPVGEATLGRVFNVLGNPIDNGAEVVAARNPIHRLAPTFDELSTQAEVLETGIKVIDLLAPYAKGGKIGLFGGAGVGKTVTIQELINNIAQEHGGISVFAGVGERTREGNDLYHEMTDSGVIKKTAMVFGQMNEPPGARLRVALTGLTMAEYFRDVEGRDTLLFIDNIFRFTQAGSEVSALLGRMPSAVGYQPTLATEMGQLQERITSTKKGSVTSIQAIYVPADDYTDPAPATAFAHLDATTNLERKISEKGIFPAVDPLASSSRMLAPEIVGEEHYNVAQGVKQLLQRYTELQDIIAILGMDELSEEDKVIVARARKVERFLSQPFHVAEQFTGFKGKYVPIKETVRSFKEILEGKHDDLPEVAFLFVGTIEEAVEKAKTL, encoded by the coding sequence ATGAACAAAGGACGCGTTGTGAGCATTATGGGTCCGGTTGTCGATATTGAATTTGAACGCGGCCAGTTGCCCCAGATATTCAACGCCATCAAAATTGTTGCGAGCCTCAGCGATGGCCGCAGCATGGATCTGACTCTTGAAGTTTCCAATCATCTTGGAGATAACCTGGTGCGTTGTATCGCCATGTCCTCTACAGATGGACTGGTGCGCGGGATTGACGCTATTGACCAGGGAGTGCCGATCTCGGTTCCTGTCGGTGAAGCAACACTGGGCCGCGTATTTAACGTACTTGGTAATCCAATCGATAACGGTGCTGAAGTGGTGGCGGCAAGAAACCCGATTCACCGTCTGGCTCCTACCTTTGATGAGTTGTCAACTCAGGCAGAGGTTCTGGAGACCGGGATTAAGGTTATCGACTTGCTGGCCCCTTATGCCAAGGGCGGTAAAATCGGCCTGTTCGGCGGTGCCGGCGTAGGTAAAACAGTAACCATTCAGGAATTGATCAACAACATCGCACAGGAGCACGGCGGGATCTCCGTATTCGCCGGCGTTGGCGAGCGGACACGTGAGGGGAATGACCTCTATCACGAAATGACCGATTCCGGCGTTATCAAGAAAACGGCGATGGTCTTCGGACAAATGAATGAGCCTCCGGGCGCGCGTCTGCGCGTAGCACTGACCGGTCTGACCATGGCGGAATATTTCCGTGATGTGGAAGGCCGCGATACGCTGCTCTTTATCGATAACATCTTCCGCTTCACCCAGGCGGGTTCCGAAGTATCGGCCCTGCTCGGCCGGATGCCTTCTGCGGTAGGTTACCAGCCTACACTGGCTACAGAAATGGGTCAGCTGCAGGAACGGATTACGTCCACGAAGAAAGGCTCTGTTACATCCATCCAGGCGATCTACGTGCCTGCGGATGACTATACTGACCCTGCACCGGCTACGGCGTTTGCCCACTTGGATGCAACGACCAACCTGGAGCGTAAAATCTCCGAAAAAGGGATTTTCCCTGCGGTTGACCCGCTGGCTTCCAGCTCGCGGATGCTGGCACCGGAAATCGTCGGCGAAGAGCACTATAACGTGGCACAAGGCGTTAAGCAGCTGCTGCAGCGTTATACCGAGCTTCAGGATATCATTGCCATCCTCGGTATGGATGAGCTGAGTGAAGAGGATAAGGTCATTGTAGCCCGCGCCCGTAAGGTTGAGCGCTTCCTGTCCCAGCCGTTCCACGTAGCAGAGCAGTTCACCGGCTTCAAGGGCAAATACGTGCCGATCAAAGAAACCGTACGCAGCTTCAAGGAAATCCTGGAAGGTAAGCACGATGATCTTCCGGAAGTAGCGTTCCTGTTCGTAGGCACGATTGAAGAAGCCGTGGAAAAAGCGAAAACGTTGTAA
- the atpG gene encoding ATP synthase F1 subunit gamma, with amino-acid sequence MARSMRDIKRQIKSVQNTRQITKAMEMVAASKLRKAQEKAEAARPYSEKLKEVVSSIAAGTQDLQHPMLVSRPVKKTGYLIITSDRGLAGGYNANILRKVTMLIAERHKSKDEYALFVIGRKGRDFLRRREYPIVEEITELSDTPKFADIKSIAYSAVNQFETGVYDEIYICYNRFVNAISQVPTVDRLLPMEGVGEGGHHGASAAYEYEPSPAGVLEVLLPKYAETLIYGALLNGKASELGAKMTAMGSATKNASKMIGELRLTYNRARQAAITQEITEIVAGANAQS; translated from the coding sequence ATGGCAAGAAGCATGCGCGATATTAAACGTCAAATTAAGAGCGTTCAGAACACCAGACAGATCACCAAAGCGATGGAGATGGTCGCTGCATCCAAGCTGCGCAAGGCGCAGGAGAAGGCGGAAGCAGCCCGTCCGTATTCAGAGAAGCTGAAAGAGGTCGTCTCGAGTATTGCTGCCGGTACGCAGGATCTCCAGCACCCGATGCTGGTCAGCCGGCCTGTCAAAAAAACAGGTTATCTGATCATCACCTCGGACAGAGGTCTTGCCGGCGGCTACAATGCGAATATTCTGCGTAAAGTAACGATGCTGATCGCAGAACGCCATAAGTCCAAGGATGAGTATGCGCTGTTTGTGATCGGGCGCAAAGGCCGTGACTTTTTGCGGCGCCGTGAATATCCCATTGTAGAAGAAATCACCGAGCTGTCCGATACCCCGAAATTTGCCGACATCAAGTCGATTGCCTATTCGGCGGTTAACCAGTTCGAGACAGGCGTCTATGATGAGATCTACATTTGCTACAACCGGTTCGTTAATGCGATCAGCCAGGTTCCGACTGTAGACAGACTTCTGCCTATGGAAGGCGTTGGGGAAGGCGGGCATCACGGAGCATCTGCTGCTTATGAATATGAGCCTTCACCTGCAGGCGTGCTGGAGGTTCTGCTTCCGAAATATGCCGAAACTTTAATCTATGGTGCTCTTCTGAACGGCAAGGCCAGCGAGCTGGGAGCCAAGATGACAGCGATGGGCAGTGCAACGAAGAACGCGTCAAAAATGATCGGAGAACTTAGACTTACGTACAACCGTGCCCGTCAGGCGGCCATTACGCAAGAAATTACCGAGATCGTGGCTGGTGCGAACGCGCAGTCTTAA
- the atpA gene encoding F0F1 ATP synthase subunit alpha: protein MGIRPEEISTLIKSQIEQYKADIEVAEIGTVIQVGDGIARVYGLENAMAGELLEFSNGVVGMALNLEESNVGVVILGEYKEIREGDQVKRTGQIMQVPVGEAMLGRVVNALGQPLDGKGPIATTEFRPVEHNAPGVIDRKSVHEPMQTGLKAIDAMVPIGRGQRELIIGDRQTGKTAIAIDAIINQKGNGMKCIYVAIGQKQSTVAQVVETLRRHGALDYTIVVTASASEPSPLLYIAPYAGCAMGEYFMYKGEHVLVIYDDLSKQASAYRELSLLLRRPPGREAFPGDVFYLHSRLLERAAKLSDALGGGSLTALPFIETQASDVSAYIPTNVISITDGQIFLESDLFNSGQRPAINVGISVSRVGGSAQIKAMKKVAGSLRLDLAQYRELQAFSQFGSDLDKSTQARLNRGARMMEILKQGVNQPLSVEHQVLSLYTAVKGHLDDIPVKDVKRFEKEFLAFIDSSATEILKSIADTKDLTADNEAALKDAIEKFKRGFATS from the coding sequence TTGGGCATCAGACCTGAAGAGATCAGCACTTTGATCAAAAGTCAAATTGAGCAATATAAAGCCGATATCGAAGTGGCCGAAATTGGCACCGTCATTCAAGTCGGCGACGGTATCGCCCGTGTCTACGGTCTGGAAAACGCAATGGCAGGGGAACTGCTGGAGTTCTCCAACGGGGTAGTGGGCATGGCGCTTAACCTGGAAGAAAGCAACGTCGGTGTTGTTATTCTGGGTGAATACAAAGAGATCCGCGAAGGCGATCAGGTTAAACGTACCGGCCAGATCATGCAGGTTCCGGTTGGCGAAGCCATGCTGGGCCGCGTGGTGAATGCACTGGGCCAGCCGCTTGACGGCAAGGGACCGATCGCTACTACAGAATTCCGTCCGGTTGAACATAACGCGCCGGGGGTTATCGACCGTAAGTCGGTACACGAACCGATGCAGACGGGTCTAAAAGCAATCGATGCCATGGTGCCAATCGGCCGCGGACAACGCGAGCTCATCATTGGTGACCGTCAGACAGGTAAGACAGCCATCGCAATTGATGCGATTATCAACCAGAAGGGCAACGGGATGAAGTGTATCTATGTTGCTATCGGACAAAAACAATCTACTGTTGCACAGGTAGTAGAAACCCTCCGCCGTCATGGCGCGCTGGATTACACTATCGTTGTAACCGCGTCGGCTTCCGAGCCTTCTCCGCTGCTCTATATTGCTCCGTACGCAGGCTGCGCTATGGGCGAATACTTCATGTACAAGGGCGAGCATGTGCTTGTAATCTATGATGACCTTTCGAAGCAGGCTTCGGCTTACCGCGAATTGTCCCTGCTGCTCCGCCGTCCACCGGGCCGTGAAGCCTTCCCTGGTGACGTATTCTACCTGCACTCCCGTCTGCTGGAACGTGCGGCCAAGCTTAGCGATGCGCTTGGTGGTGGTTCATTAACCGCGCTGCCATTCATCGAAACACAGGCTTCTGACGTATCGGCTTACATTCCAACGAACGTAATTTCGATCACAGACGGCCAAATCTTCCTTGAATCCGACTTGTTCAACTCCGGCCAGCGTCCGGCAATCAACGTAGGTATCTCCGTATCCCGTGTAGGGGGCTCCGCACAGATCAAAGCCATGAAGAAGGTCGCCGGTTCCCTGCGTCTGGATCTGGCTCAATACCGTGAGCTTCAAGCCTTCTCCCAGTTCGGCTCCGATCTGGACAAATCAACGCAGGCCCGTCTGAACCGCGGTGCGCGTATGATGGAGATTCTGAAGCAGGGCGTGAACCAGCCGCTTAGCGTTGAGCATCAAGTGCTTAGTCTGTACACCGCTGTCAAAGGACATCTGGATGATATTCCTGTCAAGGACGTTAAGCGTTTCGAGAAGGAATTCTTGGCCTTTATCGACAGCAGTGCAACTGAAATCCTGAAATCCATCGCGGATACCAAGGATCTGACAGCAGACAACGAAGCAGCGCTCAAGGATGCCATCGAGAAATTCAAAAGAGGCTTTGCTACAAGCTAA
- a CDS encoding F0F1 ATP synthase subunit delta: MSRDTVVAGRYAKALYSVAVDEGITLQVEEQLKLVVEVLHNDAEVKRFILAPRISQSDKLNVLRATLQGKVSEAVMNTVELLVERGRTDIFEELLAKYIKIEGDALGIGYATVYSAYSLNQAEQDSVAAEFSQLTGRKIRVTNVVDTSLLGGLKVVIGDTLYDGSLSGKLTRLEKSFNDKQRR; this comes from the coding sequence ATGAGCCGCGACACGGTAGTTGCCGGGCGCTATGCCAAAGCCTTGTACAGTGTAGCGGTGGATGAAGGCATTACGCTTCAAGTGGAGGAACAGCTCAAATTAGTGGTCGAAGTGCTTCATAATGATGCAGAGGTGAAACGGTTTATCCTGGCACCCCGCATTTCGCAATCCGACAAGCTGAATGTGCTGCGCGCGACACTTCAAGGTAAAGTCTCGGAAGCGGTTATGAACACGGTAGAGCTATTGGTAGAGCGGGGCAGAACCGATATTTTCGAAGAGTTGCTTGCCAAGTATATCAAGATTGAAGGGGATGCTCTTGGCATTGGCTACGCTACTGTCTATTCCGCTTATTCCCTGAATCAAGCTGAACAGGATAGTGTTGCGGCTGAATTCAGCCAGCTTACTGGCCGTAAGATTCGTGTAACCAATGTGGTCGATACAAGCCTGCTCGGCGGACTGAAGGTCGTCATCGGCGATACGCTGTATGACGGAAGTCTGTCTGGTAAGCTTACGCGTCTTGAGAAATCCTTTAATGATAAGCAAAGAAGATAG